Genomic segment of Saccharomycodes ludwigii strain NBRC 1722 chromosome VI, whole genome shotgun sequence:
ATGAACTTTTCAATTGATTCTTAGCCCTGTTAATCTCATCCATGGTTAATTTATCTTTACCGGTGGAAAACGTGTTTGCCATCTGCTGTGCCAATAACTCACCCATGACATGAGCAGCTTGTGGTACACAAGACAAGGATATCCCGAAAATAGCAGAATCACTGTAAGCGTGGTTAAATGCCACGCAATTTTCTACAAATCCATACAAGTTCAAAACATGAGTGTACAACCTGCTATACATACCTTTACCTGGACCGCCGGCACTAAACGAGCCTCCTCCACCCAATAATATTTGCAAAGTTGCAGCTGCATAAATATCAGGGTGGCTGATAGGCAAGCCTTCAAAACCAATGTACATATGATATAATTCTGGCAAGCCACCATAAACTGGGCCTTGTGGAATACAAGTTTCGCCGCCTGTGTAATGGGCTGGTTTGATTTTATGAGCATATGGATGATGCGATTTCATATCACCAAAGTATTTTTCAGTGTATTTAATGGCTGTTTCATGATCCACACTAACAAATGCGGCAGTAATGTTTTCCGGATTATAAAACTTGTTTCTATAATCTTTGAGTAAATACCTCGAAACATTTGGAACTAATTCACGGGGACATAATAATGGGGAACCCAATGTCTCACCACCATAAGCTGTATTGTGTAATAATTCTGGCAAAATTAAATCAGATTTATTCCAAACTTCATCAATTTCATAAGAAgcggtttttttttgttcttcgACTTCTTCTTCTGTAATACGTGGGAACCTAACCGTCTCAGCCATTAGCTTGAACATTGCTTctaaatcattattaaaaacagaAGCTTGGTACATCATGGTTTCTCTTGAAGATGAACATTGATAATTTCCACCCAACAACTCCAAAGTCTCCGTCATTTCTCTACCCGAAATGTTTTCTGTCGATTGAAAGGCCAAGCGGTCCATGAAATGAGTACATCCCTTTAACTTAGGTGTTTCGAATCTAGAGCCCGCTTTAATGTACAATCCCAGGGCAGAAAAATGGCCCGGAACATTATTTGTAGCCACTTTGACCCCATTATCCAAAGTTGTCAAAGTGTAGTCTTTTGTTGa
This window contains:
- the MAS2 gene encoding mitochondrial-processing protease subunit alpha (similar to Saccharomyces cerevisiae YHR024C | MAS2 | Mitochondrial ASsembly) — encoded protein: MLKSSSFPNKFGKTTIDLIKKRLYSTKDYTLTTLDNGVKVATNNVPGHFSALGLYIKAGSRFETPKLKGCTHFMDRLAFQSTENISGREMTETLELLGGNYQCSSSRETMMYQASVFNNDLEAMFKLMAETVRFPRITEEEVEEQKKTASYEIDEVWNKSDLILPELLHNTAYGGETLGSPLLCPRELVPNVSRYLLKDYRNKFYNPENITAAFVSVDHETAIKYTEKYFGDMKSHHPYAHKIKPAHYTGGETCIPQGPVYGGLPELYHMYIGFEGLPISHPDIYAAATLQILLGGGGSFSAGGPGKGMYSRLYTHVLNLYGFVENCVAFNHAYSDSAIFGISLSCVPQAAHVMGELLAQQMANTFSTGKDKLTMDEINRAKNQLKSSLLMNLESKIVELEDLGRQISLDGYKVPVQEMINNIEKVTPEDIRRVAEMIFTGKVSNRGEGTGKATVIMQGPRDKFGDVETVLRYYGLGNYPKLEVPKQKKNWF